Genomic segment of Engystomops pustulosus chromosome 8, aEngPut4.maternal, whole genome shotgun sequence:
acTGTCGACAGCaactccaattaataaaatgtgcaaCAGAGTGCCACCATAaattaatgggacacatttactaagggccgtgtgcaagttttctgtcggactttgcatgttgtttttagtgcaaactgcttgcacagttatttaagaagtgtacgcaccacaattgtgtcgcacgtgacccttttgtggagctgctgcactagtcatcatgcaacacatatttctgcactgaagggggctttCCGTTGCTCAgtcgcgccagatttaacatacaaagtctgacagaattgtggggagaagaggatgccGAGGGTCAGtgccagagggtgagtactaactggagtataagccaagtggggctttttccacacaaaaattgtactgaaaaacttggcttatacttgagtatatacagcaataaaaatgtataatacataaaataaattagaccttttatattaacattaacaGGACAACCTTCACAATACATGTAATAAACTGTCATAAAAAACTGAAACTCTCCTCGCACAACACTGGTTGGTcattactgatcgcatgtgtttcattAGAAACAGAGTTGCGAATGTGCTGAGCCTGGCTACCAAGACGTTTGCATAGTGTTTCTAAACATGATGTAAACGCCTCCTGTGACTGCACCTTATTCCTTTAACAAcgcgtgacgtaatagcacgtcacgggttggttgcgggtgcatggagagggctcatgggcatgTTGAAggtcgtcactccccgtgacatcattggagaacagcgatccgttgccatgacagcctcgggtcttccgaagacccgaggctgtctcgtttcaatCCATTGATTACATGAATGACAacgaatgaatgaggaggaaaatccccatttactgttATACAGTAGTAcgccagtatatggtaggatcaatcagacaacctaggattaaagtaccctcgggagtctgaaaaatagtaaaagtaaaaatttaaaaaagtttcaaaaaaaatttataataaaaaaacttaaaaattaaaatcaccccccctttccctagaactgatataaatagccGAAAATGGCACgtatttgccattttgaaaaatataaaaaagtcaataaaaagtaatcaaaaggtcgtacagtcctaaaaacggtagcattgaaaactatcgtattttccggactataaggcgcacataaaaaccggGGAAGGGGatccgttcaggtggaggagggcagcggaccctacttacataggttcccgctaccggagacagcagatctccagcgggaactgcagaccacgcggcacaaacaacaggcgccatagcaCGAATCAACTTCTGCCACgaggtctgcagttcccgctggagatctgctgtctccggtagcggggacctatgtaagtagggtccgctgccctacTCCACCTGAACGGATCCCCTTCCCCGGAGACCActcacctcttgccgggtctgTCTCCGCTCCATTTGccagccacgcccccggaccctgcgccttatagtccggtgcgccttatatatggaatgattccatatataaggcctttattactaatgcgccttatagtccgatgcgcctaatACCCCGGAAAATAAGgtacatcaaaagtcgcaaaaaaaaataccacacacagctccgtacaccaaagtgtaaaaagttattagtgccagaagatgacaaaaaaaaaaattgtacacgagtttttaatttctgtaaatgtatgaaaaccttataaaacctctacaaatttggtatctccgtgatcgcaccaacccaaagaatgaactagacatgtcatttgttacacacagtgaaagccataaattccaagcccacaagaaaacggcgcactgcatttggaattttttccccacttcccagtacgcggcatggaatattcaataccatcactatgaagtgcaatttgttacgcagaaaacaagccatcactgagtttttcacatgtaaaaaaaaaaagttttgattgtggggagtgaaaaataaaaattaaaaaactaaaaagggcgaggtccttaaCCCCATCACGCTCTGTGactgatatatccgccacagagctataaagggtgtatgaagagggctcacgggctgagccctcttcatacagagatgggctttgctgcatatcacagcaaagacccattgctaacacccacggtcggtgcttgcaccgattgcgggtgtttacctcttctttgccgccagCAAAGCCAGCGGCGCTGAAAGCATCGCGGCGCATGGGCACTGCCATGTTACCTCCAATCGTCACTCCCCCGAACgccatctgggggggggggggcagcgatcggttgccatgacagcctccggtcttcgtctgaagtggctcattgtaatgtatagtgtgcagaaatgccatatactgcgatacagttgtattgcagtatatggtaggaaggatctgaccatctagggttaatgtaccctagatggtataagaaatagtgaaaaaaaaagtttaataaatgtaaaaaatttataaaatgttaaaagttcaaatcactcctctttccctagaaccaatataaaatataataaacagtaaaaatcacagacccattaggtatcgccacgtcccaaatggcccgatccatcaaaatataaaaacggttattgacgccggtgacctccgagacgggaaatggcgaccaaatgtccgaaatgcgacttttacacctttttacatgacataaaaaatgcaatgaaaagtgttcaaaatgtcgcacagtcctcaaaatggtagcaatgaaaacgtcggctcattttgcaaaaaattatacagctccgtacaccaaagtgtgaaaaagttgttagcgccagaagatggcaacatttttctttcctttttcgtacacattagtttaatttttgaaaactgatataaatttggtatcaccgcgatcgtaccgaaccaaagaataaagtagaggtgttatttgtagcgaagagtgaaagtcgtaaaatttttccacatttggaatttttttcctgttataataaataacatcagggGGAagtaaatttgttacgcacaaactaagccctcacacagctctgtacacggaaaaatgaaaaagttatggatttttgaaggtggagagcgagaaatgagtgaaaaaaccctgcgtccttaaggggttaaaggaaacctaccaccacagatctacctattaaggtagatcgggtggtaggtgcatcttttggacgtgaggatagcgctTTTAAGGacgaatcctcacgtccccgcaatctttttataacttttatttccctagtatgctaattttctaaagaggctactgggttgtggagtagctggagctgaggctacaagacgcggctactccacaccccagcagcctctttcgatccttctaccagatatcttcagctcgtagctgcgcgccctcgtctgcgaAGCCGGAGTTATTCAGAGCAGGGACAGTGCAGCCgctgcctgctgttctgcgcagaaCGACAGCTTCGCGGACgactagcctctttagaaaattagcatagggaaataaaagttataaaaaagtaCTATCCTCACCTCCAATAGATGcatctaccacccgatctacctttataggtagatccgtggtggtaggtttcctttaataattgagataatggggcacatttacttacccggtcctgttgcgatccagcggcgtattctccgttgaggatttgggtcctccggcgattcactaaggtagtgcgcccgatgtccagcaggtgtcactgctgcgctgaagtctgccggagttcatcatcctatgctgggtgcaggtaagcgcatgtcaagcgacacttttttttttttttaaatacagcggtttttccgaatccgatggCAACcccacccccgatttccggcgcgtgcatgctatcaccaatgcgccacaatccgattgcgtgaggcaaaaacctggggcaattcagggaaaacggcgcaaatcggtaatattcgggaaaaccgccacaaaatagcgattcgggcccttggttaatgacccccaatatcttttcCTATTCTGGAAAGTATTGTATCGGTGTCGTGATATTTCTCCACCTGATTCATCGCTGAGCAATTACACTTCCTTATGTAATATCCCGCTAGCTGTATCCCATCTGACGTTAAACTACAGTCACTCACTAGTTAATGGTTGTGGGAGATCATTTTAATATTTCTTAAACATTTGCTGTCAAACACCAAGGATAAAAAAAATTCAGCCGCCACCACAAAGATGGAGGCGTTTCTCGTATAACGGGAAGTGACGTCACTCTCGGCCCCTCCTCCTATCCCGGCGGTCATTGCGCTGTAAAGCGATTTTCTGTCTTTCCTGCGGCTCAGTGTCATTCCGGAGGACAAAATGGCGGATAAGATCGGTAAGTGAGCGCGGTGCGTGAGTGATATAGGACAGCACAGGACGACTGCCTGGCTGTGCACTCACAGTGGACCCTGGGTGCGTGGTGCGGTATATCAAGGTGTCTTGCCGCTGGATTAGGTGAAAGTAGTGGAAGGTTAATGCTGGTATTATGTGGCCCAGTGCTATATGGTGTTGTGTACACGATGGCCGTGTGATAGGATCCTGCACTACTGTCACCTCTGCTCCCTGTGGTAGGGGGAGGTCACCCTGGTTACCGATGGGAGACTGCACTACTGTCACCTCTGTGCACTGTAGTAGGGGGAGGTCATCCTGGTTACTGATGGGAGACTGCACTACTGTCACCTCTGTGCCCTGTAGTAGGGGGAGGTCACCGTGGTTACTGATGGGAGACTGCACTACTGTCACCTCTGTGCCCTGTAGTAGGGGGAGGTCACCCTGGTTACTGATGGGAGACTGCACTACTGTCACCTCTGCGCCCTGTGGTAGGGGGAGGTCACCTGCACTACTGTCACCTCTGCGCCCTGTGGTAGGGGGAGGTCACCTGCACTACTGTCACCTCTGCGCCCTGTGGTAGGGGGAGGTCACCTGCACTACTGTCACCTCTGCGCCCTGTGGTAGGGGGAGGTCACCTGCAGAACTGTCACCTCTGCTCCCTGTGGTAGGGGGAGGTCACCCTGGTTACTGATGGGAGACTGCACTACTGTCACCTCTGTGCCCTGTGGTAGGGGGAGGTCACCTGCACTACTGTCACCTCTGCGCCCTGTGGTAAGGGGAGGTCACCTGCAGGACTGTCACCTCTGCGCCCTGTGGTAAGGGGAGGTCACCTGCAGGACTGTCACCTCTGCGCCCTGTGGTAAGGGGAGGTCACCTGCAGGACTGTCACCTCTGCGCCCTGTGGTAGGGGGAGGTCACCTGCAGGACTGTCACCTCTGCTCCCTGTAGTAGGGGGAGGTCACCCTGGTTACTGATGGGAGACTGCACTACTGTCACCTCTGTGCCCTGTAGTAGGGGGAGGTCACCCTGGTTACTGATGGGAGACTGCACTACTGTCACCTCTGTGCCCTGTAGTAGGGGGAGGTCACCCTGGTTACTGATGGGAGACTGCACTACTGTCACCTCTGTGCCCTGTAGTAGGGGGAGGTCACCCTGGTTACTGATGGGAGACTGCACTACTGTCACCTCTGTGCCCTGTGGTAGGGGGAGGTCACCTGCACTACTGTCACCTCTGCGCCCTGTGGTAGGGGGAGGTCACCTGCACTACTGTCACCTCTGCGCCCTGTGGTAGGGGGAGGTCACCTGCAGGACTGTCACCTCTGCTCCCTGTAGTAGGGGGAGGTCACCCTGGTTACTGATGGGAGACTGCACTACTGTCACCTCTGTGCCCTGTGGTAGGGGGAGGTCACCTGCACTACTGTCACCTCTGCGCCCTGTGGAAAGGGGAGGTCACCTGCAGGACTGTCACCTCTGCGCCCTGTGGTAGGGGGAGGTCACCTGCAGGACTGTCACCTCTGCTCCCTGTAGTGGGGGGAGGTCACCCTGGTTACTGATGGGAGACTGCACTACTGTCACCTCTGTGCCCTGTAGTAGGGGGAGGTCACCCTGGTTACTGATGGGAGACTGCACTACTGTCACCTCTGTGCCCTGTAGTAGGGGGAGGTCACCCTGGTTACTGATGGGAGACTGCACTACTGTCACCTCTGTGCCCTGTGGTAGGAGGAGGTCACCTGCACTACTGTCACCTCTGCGCCCTGTGGTAGGGGGAGGTCACCTGCAGGACTGTCACCTCTGCGCCCTGTGGTAGGGGGAGGTCACCTGCAGGACTGTCACCTCTGCGCCCTGTGGTAGGGGGAGGTCACCTGCAGGACTGTCACCTCTGCGCCCTGTGGTAGGGGGAGGTCACCTGCAGGACTGTCACCTCTGCGCCCTGTGGTAGGAGGAGGTCACCTGCAGGACTGTCACCTCTGTGCCCTGTGGTAGGAGGAGGTCACCTGCACTACTGTCACCTCTGCGTGCAAGGAGAAGGACTACACTGATACATGTCTCCTCATGTGTTGGGGCTAAGCTTATggtcacacatcacatacattgtGGATTTCCAGGTGCAATAAGTTAAAATGGTCTTAAAAACTATGGAAATTGAAACATTGTATAAAATATTTGGTAAAAAATGTGCCTTCACATTCCTCTTCAGCACTTTCTTCACACACACAACACTCATGTATATGGAATAAATCCTGTACATATTTGTATAAATAACAAGGGCCCAACAATTGAGTAGAGGTACATGTGACTGTGAGTGACCCCCTACAGCACTGAGTGCTGTCCTCTTACTCTGTATCATGGGTGCTACACATACAGCGTCCTGTCTCCATGTTACATtataccagtggttctcaacctgtgggtcgggaccccagcgggggtcgaacgaccgaaACCGGGGGTcgtctaaagccatcggagccgcaattttaatgtgtttttactgcgagttgcatggtttggggtcaccacagcataaggaactgtattgtggggtcacagcattagaaaggttgagaaccactgcattaTACAGTTGTTAGTTTCCTTTATAAGTTGTTCAAGCTTCACATCTAGTGACCTCTAAGAGGTAGAGAGTGGCTGATCCTTCACACGTCTTGGTGTGATTATTTTCATAGGTAGTAATATGTGTATTTCAGATGATGCTTCATAACAATCTGATTTTTACCTAATTTcttacaattttacttttttcAGTTCCCTTGGCAGAGAAGCGTCTCCTGGATGTAAAGGTCGGACAGCTGCCCGCCTGGTTCTCCACATGTAACTTCACTCCCAATGGAATTTTTGCTTCTCTGCGCAGAGGTCAGAAAGACAACATGACTTTTCTTTTATAAGGTTAAAATTTCATATTGcagaatgttgtttttttttccctaagcAGAGTTACCTTTTtctatcatttaaaggaaatctaccatcacaataaagcatgataaaccatggatacTTGTATATTCAGGTACAATGAATTggataatctgcttatatttgttgttcctggcctccttccttgttaaatcaactttttaaattatgctaatgagtcagaaggatccaaggggcgttaccagagcctctccgtgctgtagcttcacagactgttacacagtgcaggaacacttccccctcccactgtgcctacttcctctgctgctgtgagattacattaggcttGGGGAGCGTGGGGGTGACATTGTAACAGCTGGTAAAGCACAGACCCtgtcaagctcattagcataattttaaaagttgattttgtaaGGAAAGGAGGTAatgaatgacaaatataagaagattatcacagtcatggtaACAACACCAGAACAAAGAGCTTTAAGAAAAATAATTGTACTTTATTGACATACCAAAATAATAGACATAAGCGACTTCCAGTGAGAGTACCTAGAAGTACATAAGGGGTACTAAGGTGTCCCAGATGTAAAATGGGACTGACACAGAGTACCtatgacccccctcctccatatGACCCCATAATCAAAATATTTCATCCAAAATAGACCCAAAAGCACATGAGTCACTGCAATAAAACCGGAGGTACCGTCCGGTATAGACAACTATAAACAGTGCAGGTCACACTTACCCAAAGGCATTGTGAAGGTAGGCAAAGAGGCGGTCAGAGGGGAGGCCAGAGGGTACACCCCGACGTGCGTTTtgcactgatgcttcgtcaggagtcatggtgtctggatttATAAGCATGCTTGAGttttatggcagatttcctttatttCGACCTAGATGGGAACGGAACCTCCTGTTTCAGAAGTCTTATTACCCCACATTTGTGCTGCTTCTCGGTGTGTAGTATTGGTAGATTATGATTATTGTACTAACTATTTATTTGCTACGCGGCGGCGCCGCCGTGCTTTTTCACATCGCCGGccgaatgttatatatattctgccgttgctgtgaataagcccctctgcagccATATCGCATAGAGATGGCAGCGGATGCGCAATACATCCGCTGCTGctggctattcttacaggtcccagctgacaggggtgtggaggggggggggtcggatTGCCCCCTGTCAGCCGGCCGTATTCACGGCCGACTGCCAGGAGACAGGATACGAGGATCCGAGCTCTTATTTGGTAAGGGGTCGGATCGATTTAAACAAACTTGCCAACCAACATATTTGCCGGGGGTCttttggggggagagggggagggtttggggggggggtgacaggtcctttttaaaggaaacctaccatttgatttgatacattatgaagcaagcataccttgagaatgctgtagctacactgatgcaggatcatatctaggttaatccctgagctgagtggttttactgcactctcaaagtatgtttgcttcacaatgcatcaaatcaaatggtaggttttctttaaatgacatctactatccgttttactggtggtagatgtgcctTGTCTTTTATTCACTCTCACTGTTCCTATACATGTCCTGTCTGTCacctgctctatgcactgtggaCGGGCGGGACCATGCAGAACATGTATCAGAACGGAGGAAGTGAATAAATTGAGACGGGCGCTCTGAGATGCTCTAGTGACGTAGCCAGAGCACCGCAGActgatttgcatgatttttataaCTGTATACTGCAGCAATGACGTAAATAGTTATaaaaaaagaagtcctgaggaacgtcTTAGGACGCATCCACCATCGGTAAActtttggtagatgtcctttaaaattaaCCATCAGGAACCTTCCCACAAATCACACACAGTACTTTAGAAGTCTTTATACATATTCCATGGATGCCTTTatacatgggattagagccaccgtTCTTCTAAAAGACTTTTGATGACATCCTCTGTTCGTcatggaaaatagcggccaacaTATAAAAAGTGGTTAAAggcgttttcccacaaaggcaatttaggccctatctacGGGATAGCCGaacggcctaacttgctgattagtgggggtctcagtgctgagacccccaaatCGCGAGCACAAGgggtccgaccccccccccccccccccgctactcCTTGGAGCAGACGGCCAAGCATGATTGTTCTGCTCAATTAATCtgacgatctccgtcagctccatagagattcatggagcagaacggtcatgctcggccgtctgctccattactctcatggagcgacgaggAGTCATTAGGATCcagtggatatggcctaacttgctttcGTGGGGAAAACCCTTCAAAAGGTCATTCAGTCCCCAAATTGGTTGCATTGAAAAATcatcacatcctgcaaaaaacgacaccttacacagcttcgtattctgaaaataaaaagtaattggtGTCAGAATGGGGCTTAATGAAGAATGTTGGtttggtacaaaaggttttaattttttaaaatctattaaaacgtgATAAACAAAAATGACCTGGTCTTTAAGGAGTTAAAGTGCATATTGTAGGTGCAAACATAATCAATGTCAAAATATGTACATGTAGTATAATTCTAACATATGTTTATAATTCTAATTGTTTTGTTGCTAGTTCTAACATCTTTACAATCAAAAATATGCAGTAcatgtgtataacatgtgtgcatagaatccccccccccccctccctgattCCACAGTAATGTCGGAATGACTCTGATCATAACTGGCTTGTAAACAGTTAAACCACGCATACACGGATACATATCATGAAGCACTCCGGGATAATGCAATGGGTGGTGATCCTGGAACCAGGGTAACTGCAAATATTGCAGGGGATCCAGAGGATCACCAGCGctgaataaaatagaaaaaaatagtgCATACATATTACTTATTTGGGACGACTGGATGTCTCGCATATATACTTTATAAGTCTCTCTAATAGTGTCACAGTAGTGGCCATCCCTATGGGGGATTAAGATATAAAATAGTGTGAATATTATTAGTGGGTAAAGCATCAGGAAAATAGAACCAGGCAAGTACCATAAAGCCAAGACGTCCTGTGTTATTATATCAGCAATGGGTCTGTGTGCAACATCATGTAATCACTGTCCTGCATGTctatatacaaaaagaaaaactgaTGGAAGGAATCGTGGGGTTCAACTCTGcaaccaaatatttattttctttctttaaatTATTATCAATTATTTATATATGACACCAATAATATTCATATCTGTTGAATTCCCTGCGGTTCTATCACTGTTAGGCTACGTTTACATGAATGTGTACTCGCCAGTCTGTGCGCTGGTCACCGCTGCCCTCTACATAGGAAATGGCGCTGCACAGCCGCAAACACGTGGGGAGAGCGTGTACGGTGCATGGTCACCATAGctgtctatggagatgtataTATACGTCTCCACAACGGTGGTGTGAATGCGGCCCTACTCGGGTGCTTCCTGTATGTATTTACATGGCTGGGGCATTGCATCTTCTGTTATGCTCACAATGCAACCACCTGTTATCAGCCAGTAGACTCCTTCACTTACCATTGTGATATTTACTCTTGCTTTTATTATGTAGGTCATGATCGATATTATAACAAGTACGTCAATGTGAAGAAGGGAGGAATCGGAGGAGTCGCCATGGTGCTCGCTGCTTATATAGTTTTGAGCTACACCTGGGAATACGATCACATCAGTAAGTGGCTTAATACATCTAAAAGACTCCATAAAACGGATCCTGCGTTAACGTATGCCCGCATGGCTACGGGCACCGTATCCCTCCACGTGGCAATTGCCGGACTATAGGAGACGTACGTATGGCTGTATTATATAGGGAAGCCACTGGGCTCTGGTTCtgctataagataagataatcctttattagtcccacagtggggaaattcacagcgttacagcagcagagagggtacagagagtgaaatacaaactatgacaacaataatattaggggtaaatgaacaaaaagaaaaggcggataaaaagacagaaaagagacaagcaatgatcggcagtttgatgtttagtctgtggatgggacttgcagggactggttaggtggggggcgcaggttacttctgtttgggccttgtttattgaacagcctgatggcagcggggaggactATAACCGCAGTAAGTGTTGGATATGCCTAGGCTCCCATGTTTCATTGTTTTAAATCTAAAGGTAAAATAAATCGTGGCACCGGTACTAGCACATGACCCATCTGTGAAGACTGATATCATAATTTGATAGCTATAGTGAATGATAACCGCGGCATACCCcctcttaaaaaaagaaaagcttaattgatttaaaaattcaaaaataagccataaataaGTGATTTCATGGTGCAAAATAGTAAAACTTGTCGAATatgctggtgttttttttttttttttttaatttattgaccTGGGGAGTGAAGATATTGGGCTTTCTGAACGTCTCAACATTTAGAAACCAATAATGTAATAGAATTTGAAAGGAAATAATGTTACGAGCAgaggttatatatatttttacattgtcTATACACAACCTATAGATCGATATAGACCAGGTTTAAGAAATTACTGGCTGTTTCATTGTGTTAACAAATCATgtgcatgtattttttttattatagcaaATCCTGTGTGATTACTGCTTTGTtttcacatcttttttttttttttttttcatgttatagagcatgaccGCTGGAGAAAGTACCACTGATCTCAGAAGTCCTCACAGAGTACACCAGATGCTTCTGTCTCTATTCTGTATTAAATATGTCTATAAAACACCTCTGGATGTGTCGTCCTTTCTGTAAATATCCCCACATAACCTAAATGTCATATATTCATGTCATCTTTAGAATTGTTCTTTTACACCTCATAGTATAAACTCCATACtttaaagcagtttttttttaaagagaaaataatcaattttccttctagccggaGCTCCAGAGTTCTTGTAATCCTTCTCCTATAGTGTTAGTTTCATcagaaggatctgtcattgctaatGCTGGATTTCGTTGAATGGATACCTATGCCtcagttcagaccagcaccaCTGCGTTTATTCCCCTTTCGTCTCTTAACTGATTCTTGTCAGACGATATTGCTACGAGGAACATATAGGCAGATGGTGTAGTGTGTTTCAACAGGTTgagaatttattaaaaaacaaactCACAAACATAAGTAAAATTGCGCATCAAAATTAATAGCGGGAGGCTAGCTCAACCAAGCTGCCCAACCAAGGGTTTCGCctccaaggcttcttccggggcaccTTGGAGGTGATATCCTGGGTTGGCCAGCTTGGATGAGGAGAAGGACCAGAAGAACTCTGGAGCtccggctagaaggaaaattaattattttctctaaaaaaaaacctgctttACATTGAGACTTTGTGGACCGGTCTTGTTCCGTGAGTGCTCCGTAGGGGCGAATTGTTCACCGCAACAACAATTGTTTTTCCATACTATAAACTACatgtatttttctttctttgaagATGGGGAGATAGTATACATATTCCCCCATAACT
This window contains:
- the ATP5MF gene encoding ATP synthase subunit f, mitochondrial is translated as MADKIVPLAEKRLLDVKVGQLPAWFSTCNFTPNGIFASLRRGHDRYYNKYVNVKKGGIGGVAMVLAAYIVLSYTWEYDHIKHDRWRKYH